The sequence below is a genomic window from Pleurocapsa sp. PCC 7327.
AGCTAATTTTCACGAAAGAGGAGGCTTTGCCGTTGCACGTAGGAGTATGTCTGACAATTCTCAAGGGATTTTTACTCAAGCGTCTGCCTCTTCTTTATCTCTGACGCGAGAATTATTGCCTTTGAAAGCTAAACTAGAGGCTTTAGCTGCAAAATATCCAAAGTTACAACCAGGGGTATTTTTTGTAGATTTGGATAGTGGGAATTATGTGAATGTACGGGGAGAGCAGGGATTTTCTGCGGCTAGTACCATTAAAATTCCCATTCTGATTGCTTTCTTCCAAGATGTAGATGCAGGCAAAGCGCGCCTGGATGAAATGCTGACCATGAAGAAAGAATTGATCGGTGGCGGTTCCGGCGATCTGCAATACCAGCAACCCGGAAAACAATTCTCCGCCCTAGAGACAGCCAGAAAAATGATTGTTATTAGCGACAATACCGCTACAAATATGATAATCGAGCGTTTGGGAGGAATAAAAGCGCTCAATCAGCGCTTTCAAGACTGGGGTCTAACCTCGACAGCCATTCACAACTCGCTTCCCGATTTAGAAGGGACAAATACAACCAGTCCGAGAGATTTGGCGCATTTGCTGGCGATGGTGAATCGCGGAGAATTGGTATCGCTGAAGTCGCGCGATCGCCTTCTTGGTATTATGCAAGAAACTCAAAATAGAAATCTGCTGCCTCAAGGCTTAGAAAAAGATGCTACGATTGCCCACAAAACGGGCGATATTGGTTCGGTGTTGGGCGATGCGGGAATCGTAGATATGCCCAGCGGGAAGCGTTACATCGCTTCTATTTTAGTAAAGCGCCCTCACAACGATGGGAATGCCAAAAAGCTCATTCAAGGCATTTCTCGGACAGCTTATCAACATTTTAAATGGTATAAGGCTCGCCCTGCTGCCAAACAGGAAGCGAAAAATCGCTCGAATACGTAAAATACCCAAATAGATCCGCAAAACTGCGGAGCGACAACAGTGCCACGGCTCGACTAATTACGCGATCGCCGCGATGATAGTTAATCGATCGGCTTGTTAATCTCTATGGCAGAGTTGAGGTTAACAGCTATGGAACTAGGATTCGCTCAAGAGAACAAACCAAGCATCTGCGATCGCAAAAAAGTTGTCGCGCGTCTTTCAGCACTTGGAATATTAACTGGACTTGCCATGGGATATTGGACGTTTGAGACGACAACCTCAACTAATCAACTGACCGATGCATGTTTTGCGTCTTATGGCAAGCAGGTAGGCGTTATTTCTTTTCATGCAATGAAAGCTTGCCTACTTCGTTAACGCGATCGCAAGTTAATTTCCGGCTGGTTGCTGAGTGCTAAGAATCGTTGCGAGACTCTTGTCTGGCAATGGAGGACGAAGACATAAATAAACTAATGCTCCCAATAAAGGAACGAGCGAAACTATCCAGAAAATTAGCAAATTTCCAATCTCTCTTCGGGCTAGATCGTCGTTTAATAGAGATGGAAATAATAAACAAAGAAAACAAAAATCCAAACTCATTACATGAATAAATCGACTGGTTTGCCACTGTCGAATAAAATCTTCCCAATTTCCTTGCGAAAATCCAAAGACAAGTAAAATAACTGTCCCTATGGTCAGTATTATTCCTGTAAAACGAGAGTCTAAAATTTTAATTAACCAGTCTTTTTGTCCCGAAAATTCTGGATTTGAGTTGCGGAGTGCTAAATAGGGCAAAATGGCAAAAGCACCAACACCAAAAGATCCCAGAACAAACGGAAATGCTTTAATTTTTTGTCCTCGTCCGTCGATAAAAAGTAGGCAGGCATAAATTAGAGGCAAGATTCCCATCAAGTTAAAAAGTGCAATAATTAGAGGATTAATTCCTTCCCACGCTCCCGTCGAGAGTTTGATAATCAGTTCAAAAGTATCCGGTTGGTTGGGGGGTGCAAGGAGAAATGCATAACCAATCAACCCAACCCATAGTCCCCAAAAGCTAATTTTTGCAAACATTGCTTGACAATTAATATAAGGTTTTCATCTTTTTTATAGATTTATCTGCCAATAGTCCTTGAAAAGCCTAAAAGAAAAACTAGCAACTCAACTATTCCTCAGAACCGGATACATCAATTTCTGCTTTTGTGGCGGCAAATCTCTCTCGCCAAGTTCCATGTTTTTTGAGGTAATTAGCAATCGATTGTTCATCAAAAACTTGTCTTGCTAAAGCCAAATATTCTTGCTTTTCTTCATTATTTAACCATTGATTACCATTAGCAGAGCGATGGGGATCTCCTCCAGATTCTAGGTATCGCTGTCGTGCTATTTTTGCTAGTTCTCCTATTCGTAAGGATTGTTGTTGTTTGATAGGATTAATCTCCGTCATAATTTTGAACCCACTCGATTGGATAAATTTCGCCCGTTTGTGTAATCACTGCTCTAGGTAAAGTCGTGCTTGACGTTTCAATATACCAGTTTCCTGTATCTGGATCGTATAGCTGATAAATAAGAAAACCCAAAGTTTCTAAGGCATTTATAATTAAATATGTTCGTTGCTTGGTCCCACAAGTTTTTAGTTTAGTTTTCAGGTCTAAATTGATTTGACATGGCTTAATTGCACTGAGTTCTGGTAGCATTGTTTCTCCTTAATAATTTATCGTCAATTTAAAGAGTAAATGAACAAAAATGTATTGTTTTTTTTAAGCAGGATGAAAATAGTTATAAATTTCCTGCGCTAACTGCTGACCGATTCCCGAAACCTCCATTAATTGTTTGACAGAAGCTTCGCGAATATAATCAACTGAATGGAAATGAGCCAACAGTTGTTTCTGGCGGTGAAAACCCAATCCGGGGATTTCATCCAAACGCGATCGCCTGCTTTTATTTAATCTTTGTTGGCGATGGAAACTAACAGCAAAGCGGTGCGCTTCATCTCTGACTCTTCTGAGTAATTGCACCCCTGGTTGTTCTGGATCGGTTGGTAAAGGTAAAGACTCTCCAGGAAGAAATATTTCTTCTTTTTGCTTGGCTAAACTGACTACTTTGACATCTTGTAGCAAGTTCATTTCTTGTAGTACCGCTACTACCGAAGAGAGTTGTCCTTTTCCGCCATCTATCATTACTAAATCAGGAAAATCTTCTGCATCTTCGATTGAATTTTCTCCTCCTTGATACTTGCGAAAACGGCGGCGGATGACTTCTGCTAGAGAAGCAAAATCATCGGAGTGACCGATTCTAACATTCGGATTTTTAATATTGTAATGACGATAGTATTGCTTGGCAGGAATGCCATCGATAAAAACAACCTGGGATGCGACGGCATTAGAACCCTGAATGTGAGAAATATCGTATCCTTCAATGCGTTTGGGAAAGTCAGGTAAATCGAGAATTTCTGCTAAGTCTTGTAGGGATTGCAAATTGCGATCGGCAAAGCGTTGAGTTCGTTCTAATTCGTATTTTGCATTGCGTTCCACCATCTCAATTAATTCTGCTTTCGTCTGTCTTTGGGGAACGATGATACTGACTTTACGACCCTTTCTTTCACTCAACCAATCTGCTAATATTTCAGCTTCGGGTAATTGGTATTGAACGAGAATTTCGCTGGGAATTTCCACCGGATCTGCCATTTGGTAACGATCTTCTAGCACTCGTTGTAAAATAGCGCCAGGAGTTTCCGATCGCGCATCGGCAAAAAATCCCAAACGACCCACCAATCGACCCGCACGAATTTGAAATAATTGAATGCAGCAGTGTCGATCGTCGCTAGCGAGTGCGATCGCGTCCCTAGAGATGGTATCGTCGGGTAGAGAAACTTTTTGATCGGCATTGAGTGCGCCTAATGCTTTGATGCGATCGCGAATTTCCGCAGCTAACTCAAAATTCATCGCTTGCGCTGCTTTCTCCATCTGAGATGTCAGCGTATCGATCAACTCTCCCGTCCGTCCCTGAAAAACCATGGCGACTTTTTGGACGGTTTGGCGATACTCTTGGGGTGTAATTAACTGCTGGCAAACGCCGGGACAGCGACCGATATCGTAGTTAAGGCAAGGACGGTCTTTAAATAAAGGTCGGGGACGCTGGCGTAGCGGAAAGATGCGCTTGATGGTATGTAAGGTATAGCGCAATAGGCGAGTATCGACATAGGGACCGTAATATTTATCTTTCTCGTTGTCGATGCGTCGCTTGCGCGTAATAAAGATGCGAGGATAATCTTCCGACCAGGTAATGCAGACATAGGGATAGCGTTTGTCATCCTTGAGCAGCACATTAAAGTAAGGTTGGTGCTGTTTGATTAAATTCGCTTCTAGCGCTAGCGATTCCGCTTCCGTATCGGTGACGATAAACTCGATGTCCGCAACCTGCTGCACCATCGTGGCGATGCGAGGACTGAGGGGTTGCGAGTCGCGGAAATAGGAACGAAGGCGCGATCGCAATTTCTTTGATTTGCCAATATAGAGAATATCCCCTTTTTGGTCGCGCATCAAATAAATTCCCGGTTCGGGGGGGATCTCTTTGAGGCGATTTTCTAGTCTTTCTTTGTCTTTAACTAGAGTTAGTGTCTCAGTCAAGGTTATTACTGTCGGATTGTAGCTAGCTACTACTATCATGATAAAGTTTCTGCATTCTCTCAACCATCTCACGCGCAGCGATTTTATACTACTAATACTACAAAAAGTAGTATAAAATAGCGATCGCCGAAGACGAAAAAATCTAACAGTTAGATACAATTTCCTGGGCAAAACTGGGAACAATAAAATGGCAATAC
It includes:
- a CDS encoding serine hydrolase, with the protein product MSRRLSQNNISRLTRRSSPRTPSTQPSTSPSSSHARVPRKTLSSRSQPDRPDKKTTVVVSGKRRNGEKSSRIRQRRQFSNPFATLLLYTLRLSIMGIGISAIAGTVLTVIRPTQFPGANFHERGGFAVARRSMSDNSQGIFTQASASSLSLTRELLPLKAKLEALAAKYPKLQPGVFFVDLDSGNYVNVRGEQGFSAASTIKIPILIAFFQDVDAGKARLDEMLTMKKELIGGGSGDLQYQQPGKQFSALETARKMIVISDNTATNMIIERLGGIKALNQRFQDWGLTSTAIHNSLPDLEGTNTTSPRDLAHLLAMVNRGELVSLKSRDRLLGIMQETQNRNLLPQGLEKDATIAHKTGDIGSVLGDAGIVDMPSGKRYIASILVKRPHNDGNAKKLIQGISRTAYQHFKWYKARPAAKQEAKNRSNT
- the uvrC gene encoding excinuclease ABC subunit UvrC, yielding MIVVASYNPTVITLTETLTLVKDKERLENRLKEIPPEPGIYLMRDQKGDILYIGKSKKLRSRLRSYFRDSQPLSPRIATMVQQVADIEFIVTDTEAESLALEANLIKQHQPYFNVLLKDDKRYPYVCITWSEDYPRIFITRKRRIDNEKDKYYGPYVDTRLLRYTLHTIKRIFPLRQRPRPLFKDRPCLNYDIGRCPGVCQQLITPQEYRQTVQKVAMVFQGRTGELIDTLTSQMEKAAQAMNFELAAEIRDRIKALGALNADQKVSLPDDTISRDAIALASDDRHCCIQLFQIRAGRLVGRLGFFADARSETPGAILQRVLEDRYQMADPVEIPSEILVQYQLPEAEILADWLSERKGRKVSIIVPQRQTKAELIEMVERNAKYELERTQRFADRNLQSLQDLAEILDLPDFPKRIEGYDISHIQGSNAVASQVVFIDGIPAKQYYRHYNIKNPNVRIGHSDDFASLAEVIRRRFRKYQGGENSIEDAEDFPDLVMIDGGKGQLSSVVAVLQEMNLLQDVKVVSLAKQKEEIFLPGESLPLPTDPEQPGVQLLRRVRDEAHRFAVSFHRQQRLNKSRRSRLDEIPGLGFHRQKQLLAHFHSVDYIREASVKQLMEVSGIGQQLAQEIYNYFHPA